A section of the Humulus lupulus chromosome 2, drHumLupu1.1, whole genome shotgun sequence genome encodes:
- the LOC133815547 gene encoding uncharacterized protein LOC133815547 has protein sequence MVLNAQRKFIIERNYVLSDHRPYGLLTMLQDRKWTGSLVKFTGFVDRIVKEFYANLTNEIIEPKSSLYNKVFVRGHWFSFSPQDIALALHLPLDVEDDDNVASLDKDTVITELVGQKMVWPSNTVISVSNLTYTYDVLHKFATTNWKPTSHTATISFDMASFLYKVGTSLGINLALVIHDQIIGFRKEKRSSRDQEDLVAPTTAVSYKASTPPSEATDVPSTKKVKPQSLKFASDDIPHASSSVATDSGLVATEIAAVRASVDSLAARVMSIEGLQHSMLEAIQSLSKDPVI, from the exons ATGGTTCTTAATGCTCAAAGGAAATTTATCATTGAGAGAAATTATGTCTTGAGTGATCATCGGCCTTATGGTTTGCTAACAATGCTTCAAGATCGAAAATGGACAGGTTCTTTGGTTAAATTTACtggttttgtggatagaatagtcaaggaattctatgccaatcttACTAATGAAATTATAGAACCTAAATCTTCTTTGTATAATAAAGTGTTTGTTAGGGGCCAttggttctctttttctcctcaaGACATCGCCCTTGCTTTACATCTTCCCCTTGATGTCGAGGATGATGATAATGTTGCCTCTCTTGACAAGGATACAGTTATCACTGAATTGGTAGGGCAAAAAATGGTATGGCCATCTAATACAGTCATCTCAGTCTCTAATCTCACCTACACTTATGATGTCCTCCATAAGTTTGCCACAACTAATTGGAAGCCCACCTCTCACACTGCCACTATCTCTTTTGATATGGCTTCATTTTTGTACAAGGTGGGGACCAGTCTTGGTATAAATTTGGCTTTGGTTATTCATGATCAAATCATTGGTTTTCGCAAAG AAAAAAGATCTTCACGTGATCAAGAAGATTTGGTGGCTCCCACTACTGCTGTTTCCTACAAGGCCTCTACTCCTCCTTCTGAAGCCACTGATGTTCCATCAACCAAGAAAGTCAAGCCCCAATCTCTGAAGTTTGCCTCGGATGACATTCCTCATGCGTCCTCCTCTGTTGCCACAGATTCCGGACTTGTTGCAACAGAAATAGCTGCTGTTCGAGCCTCTGTTGATTCTTTGGCTGCTCGAGTGATGTCAATTGAAGGACTGCAACATTCTATGTTGGAGGCTATTCAATCTTTGTCCAAAGATCCAgtcatttag